CGCCCACGACCTCGGCCTGTCCTATGCGTCGGCCATCGGCGGCGGCCGCGCGGGCATCATCGAGACCTCGTTCCGCGAAGAGACCGAGACCGACCTGTTCGGCGAGCAGGCCGTGCTCTGCGGCGGCACCGTCGAACTGATCCGCGCCGGCTTCGAGACGCTGGTGGAAGCCGGCTACGCGCCGGAGATGGCGTATTTCGAGTGTCTGCACGAACTGAAGCTGATCGTCGACCTGATCTATGAAGGCGGCATCGCCAACATGAACTACTCGATCTCCAACACCGCCGAATATGGCGAGTATCGGTCTGGTCCGCGCGTCATCACCCCCGAGACCAAGGCGGAGATGAAGCGCATTCTCGACGACATTCAGTCCGGCCGCTTCGCCCGCGACTGGATGCTGGAGAACAAGGTCAACCAGGCTTCGTTCAAGGCGACCCGCGCGCACAACAACGCGCACCAGATCGAGGAAGTCGGCGCGCGTCTGCGCGACATGATGCCGTGGATCAAGAAGGGCGCGCTGGTCGACAAGGCCAAGAACTAAGACGCGATTTAAAGTTTATTTCATAAACTCGGTGTGAGCGCGCGGTGGCCGGATCGGCTGCCGCGCGTTTTGCTTTTTGTCCGCAGGATCGTTCGTGCGTGCGCGTGCGTCCTAGCCTTGTCCAAAGCTGTGCTGGCGGAGTTTTGCCCCGTCATATAGCGTGAGGCGAAATGAATGGAGAGAATGATGGCTAAAAAAAGCGACAAGACATCGAAGGTCGATCTGTCGCGTTACACCGATCCCTTCAAGATCGACGGCAGCAAGGAATTCCATCTCCGGTCGCACAAGACCGATGAGCGCGGCGGCCTGTCCAAGGACGATGCCAAGGATTTGCTCACGGCCAACAACAGGAGGCTGCGCGATCTTCAGGAGAAACTCTATGCGCATGACCGCTGGTCTGTGCTGCTGATCTTTCAGGGCATGGACGCGGCGGGCAAGGACAGCGCCGTCGAGCATGTGATGTCGGGGGTCAATCCGCAGGGGTGTCAGGTTTTCTCTTTCAAGCAGCCGTCGTCGAAAGAGCTCGACCATGACTTCATGTGGCGCAACATGATCGCGCTGCCGGAGCGCGGACGGATCGGCATCTTCAATCGCTCGTATTACGAAGAATTGCTGATCGTGCGCGTGCATCCCGAGGTGCTGGCGAAGGAGAAGATTCCCGCGAAGCTCGTGACAAAGAACATCTGGCGCGAGCGGTTCGAGGATATTTCGGCGATCGAGAAATATCTGGCGCGCAACGGTACGGTGATCCTGAAATTTTTCCTCAACGTCTCGAAGGAGGAACAGCGCAGACGGTTTCTGGACCGGCTCGATGAGCCGGCCAAAAACTGGAAATTCTCCGTGCAGGACGTTGCCGAGCGGGGGGTGTGGCCCAAATATCAGGCCGCCTATCAGGACCTTGTGCGCCATACCTCGACAAAACATGCGCCGTGGTTCGTGGTGCCTGCGGATCACAAATGGTTCGCGCGCCTTGTCATCAGTTCCGCCATCGTCGATGCGATGGAGAAGCTCGATCTGGCGTTTCCGGCCAAATCCGAAGCCTCCGCCGCCGAATTAAGGAAGGCAAAGGAGCAACTAGAGAAAGAGGGGCGGGGGCGTCCGGCCGTGGCGCGTTCTGCCGTGCGAAAAGTCTAGCCGCTCAATCGGGCGGGCCAAGACGGCTTGCTTGAAAGGGCAGGGTTACTGACCGTTTTTTGGCATTGCGGCGGCGATCAAATCGTCTAAAACAACGCCAGATGGCGGCATCAACCAAGCCTCAACGGTTTGGATGGATCATACGCCAGCGGAAGCACTCAAGGCGAACGATGTCGAACGGAACAGTCTATGCAGCACGGGAGAAGGTGGCTTTCGCCGCCGGTCTCGACGCGCGCCCGGCTGCCGCTTCGCTGTCCCGTGCCTCGCTCCTCCGTTCGCTTCCTGGCGGGCTCCTGCTTCTTATCCGCCCCTGAGGGCCGTCTGGGCATGCAGCCTGGGCACTCAGGGGACCGTGACGAAGCCTTGAACCCCCATTTGCGCCTGCCTGTTTTCATCGGAACGGCGCCCCTGACCGAAGGAATAGTTTCATGACCAGCCCCACCACGTCCGGCAAGGACCGCGTCGTCATTTTCGACACCACCTTGCGCGACGGCGAGCAATGCCCCGGCGCCACCATGACCCATGAGGAGAAGCTGGAGGTCGCCGAGATGCTCGACGCCATGGGCGTCGATATTATCGAGGCCGGCTTCCCGATCGCTTCCGTGGGCGATTTCGAGGCGGTGGCCGAGATCGCGAAGCAAACCAGGAATGCGGTGATCGCCGGCCTCGCGCGCGCCATTCCCGCCGACATCGCCCGCGCGGGCGAAGCCGTCCGGCATGCGAAGCGCGGCCGCATCCACACGTTCGTGTCGACCTCGCCGATCCATCTGGCGCATCAGATGCGCAAGAGCGAGGAGGACGTGCTCGACATCATCACCGCGACGGTGACGCAGGCGCGCAACCTGGTGGACGACGTCGAGTGGTCTGCGATGGATTCGACCCGCACGCCGATCGAGTATCTGTGCCGCTGCGTCGAGGCCGCGATCAAGGCGGGCGCGACCACGATCAATTTGCCCGACACGGTGGGCTACGCGGTGCCGGAAGAATATCGCCGGATGTTCAAGACCATTCGCGAGCGGGTGCCGAACGCCGACAAGGCGGTGTTCTCGGTGCATTGCCATGACGATCTGGGGCTCGCGGTCGCGAACTCCTTGGCGGGCGTCGAGGGCGGCGCGCGGCAGATCGAGTGCACCATCAACGGCATCGGCGAGCGGGCGGGCAACGCCGCGCTGGAAGAAGTCGTGATGGCGATCAAGACCCGCGGTGACGTGATGCCTTACTGGTGCAACGTCGAATCGACGTCGCTC
The nucleotide sequence above comes from [Pseudomonas] carboxydohydrogena. Encoded proteins:
- a CDS encoding polyphosphate kinase 2 family protein codes for the protein MAKKSDKTSKVDLSRYTDPFKIDGSKEFHLRSHKTDERGGLSKDDAKDLLTANNRRLRDLQEKLYAHDRWSVLLIFQGMDAAGKDSAVEHVMSGVNPQGCQVFSFKQPSSKELDHDFMWRNMIALPERGRIGIFNRSYYEELLIVRVHPEVLAKEKIPAKLVTKNIWRERFEDISAIEKYLARNGTVILKFFLNVSKEEQRRRFLDRLDEPAKNWKFSVQDVAERGVWPKYQAAYQDLVRHTSTKHAPWFVVPADHKWFARLVISSAIVDAMEKLDLAFPAKSEASAAELRKAKEQLEKEGRGRPAVARSAVRKV
- a CDS encoding 2-isopropylmalate synthase is translated as MTSPTTSGKDRVVIFDTTLRDGEQCPGATMTHEEKLEVAEMLDAMGVDIIEAGFPIASVGDFEAVAEIAKQTRNAVIAGLARAIPADIARAGEAVRHAKRGRIHTFVSTSPIHLAHQMRKSEEDVLDIITATVTQARNLVDDVEWSAMDSTRTPIEYLCRCVEAAIKAGATTINLPDTVGYAVPEEYRRMFKTIRERVPNADKAVFSVHCHDDLGLAVANSLAGVEGGARQIECTINGIGERAGNAALEEVVMAIKTRGDVMPYWCNVESTSLTRASKVVSAATSFPVQYNKAIVGRNAFAHESGIHQDGVLKNAQTYEIMTPESVGVKQTSLVMGKHSGRHAFQHKLKELGYELADNQLQDAFVRFKALADRKKDIYDEDIEALVDQELAQTHDRLRLVSLTVIAGTNGPQRATMKVEVEGKVRIDEAEGNGPVDAVFNAVKALVPHEAKLELYQVHAVTAGTDAQAEVSVRLSQDGRSVTARSSDPDTLVASAKAYLSALNKIISRRQREVPAAAAS
- the ilvC gene encoding ketol-acid reductoisomerase, encoding MRVYYDRDADLNLIKGKKVCVIGYGSQGHAHALNLKDSGVKDVAIALRKGSASAKKAEAAGFKVMDVAEAAKWADVMMMLTPDELQADIYRDHLHDNMKKGAALLFAHGLNVHFNLIEPRADLDVLMVAPKGPGHTVRGEYQRGGGVPCLIAIHKDSSGNAHDLGLSYASAIGGGRAGIIETSFREETETDLFGEQAVLCGGTVELIRAGFETLVEAGYAPEMAYFECLHELKLIVDLIYEGGIANMNYSISNTAEYGEYRSGPRVITPETKAEMKRILDDIQSGRFARDWMLENKVNQASFKATRAHNNAHQIEEVGARLRDMMPWIKKGALVDKAKN